The Haematobia irritans isolate KBUSLIRL chromosome 1, ASM5000362v1, whole genome shotgun sequence DNA segment CAATTTTAATTTGCTTAATTACCTCCACGGGATAAGGTTTCTCTACCTCAACGGGATATGGTTTCTCCACGGTATACGGTATACGTTTCTCCGTTATTTCGGGAACAATGCGATATGTGGGTACATGAATTTCTTGTTGGACAGGTACATGGACAGCATAAGGCTCTGGAATTTGAATATGTATCACATTGGGGACTTTCACCGGTACTGGATGGGGTATATTCAACGGTATTTTCTCTATAACCTGAACGGGAACACGTTTATTTACTTCCGAATAGGATTCCGAAGATTGATAATGTTGATGATGACCACCTGATCCTGTGGCTGCGGTTAACGATTGATGGGGATCCGATAGCGATAAATCCTCTGTGTCAATATGTGAGCAGGCACCATAATGGAATAGTATGACAAAGGCATACATGGCAAAACGTATGTTTAAAATATTCTAAGGAAaacaaggaaattttattagagATATTCCTGGAGTTAATAGAATTTTTGCCTACATTGGTTCTAAccattttcaaaaacttttgtttttttttcctgcTAATTTTGTAATCCACAGTAGTCCTTAGTCTTGTGATACGTGTTATTGGCCACTTGATTTAAAACTGTAACAGTTTTCCCCACTGGCCTTGGCTTTTATTGGAAAATGCATTTTGGTTCCTCTTTTTGTGGAGTGTTTTTTTCGACATCATCGTCACAGCATCATCGACAATGAATGCCTGGGAAAAAAGTGAAAGATTCCAAATCACCGTTTGCAATCTGTTGTTGTTGGCTATTTTCTTGGCCTAGCTTCGATGGCCAAGTCATCTATTCCCTATAGCGCCACTCACTCACCCAACTACAGGTTTTGAATGCCAGCCAGATAGTCGGTCATTATCGTTATGGCAGATTGTGCAACAATCGCTTAACATTATATCACATTAAAATGAAAGTACCTTCAATTTTAGTTTTGCTGTAATTTACATttggtctttttttttttttttgttttaagtttaGAAACTCTTTGGATTTATAAGGAAATGCATTTAAGCGTTAgttgcttttttgttttttacttccATTTCGGAAAAACAGATCAAATGACGGTGATGCTGACCAGCAAGCGCCCTCTCACTTTGTGTAAAAGGGTATGGAATTTCAATAGTCAGATTTTAGAGTTGCCAAATCAATATGTATATGGACTATTGTGAGGATTATAAACACAATCAAGAAGTGGA contains these protein-coding regions:
- the LOC142219548 gene encoding uncharacterized protein LOC142219548, encoding MVRTNNILNIRFAMYAFVILFHYGACSHIDTEDLSLSDPHQSLTAATGSGGHHQHYQSSESYSEVNKRVPVQVIEKIPLNIPHPVPVKVPNVIHIQIPEPYAVHVPVQQEIHVPTYRIVPEITEKRIPYTVEKPYPVEVEKPYPVEVIKQIKIAVPKPYPVPYTIYKHIVQKDHGW